CAGCGCGCCCGTCGAAAACCCGGTAGTCCTTTTGCACGATGGTCTCCAGGGTCTCCCGGTAGATTCTTCCCATGATTTCAGCGGCCACCATATTTTTCCGATCTTCAGGTGTGAGACTGTCCGCCGCCCGCCGGAAGTGCTCGCGGGCTCGGTCCGCCTCAAAACGCATGAGGGGGAAGAATTCGGGGGTGTACCGGCAGCTCAGGAGATCTTCCTCCCGGTAGCCGAATCGCTGCAGGTCCTCTTGGGGCAGGTAGATGCGCCCCCGTTGACCGTCCATTTTCATGTCGCGGAGGATATTGGTCAGCTGCAGGGCCAGCCCGAGATTGATCGCATACTCCTTGGTGGACTCCCGGCTATAGCCAAAGATCTCGATGCAGATCAGGCCCACCACCGACGCCACCCGATAGCAATAAGTGTAGAGGTCGGCGAAGGTGGCATATCGGCTGATGGTCAGATCCATTTCCACCCCGGCGACGAGCTCCTCGAAATAGGCCTTGGGAATCGGGTAGCAGTTCAGACAATCACGGAGCTGTGTGGTAATCGGATGGGTCGGCTGACCGGCGTAGCACCGGTCGATCTCCTCTCGCCAACCCTTCAAGCGTTCCGCCTTTTCCGTCACGTCCCCGGGATCGTCGGCGATATCATCCACCACGCGGCAGAAGGCGTACACGGCATAGATCGCCTCTCGTTTTGGCCGGGGGAGGAACCGGAAGGAGTAAGAAAAGCTGGAGCGACTCTTTCTGACGAGTCGGGCAGGCGTCTCGGACATACCTTATGCCTTTCGGGAGACGATGTAGCGGGCGATGTCACGGAGGGGATCTGCCCGCTGGTCGAACGAGGCAATGGCATTCAGCGCCTCCTCCAGGAGGCGCTGGGCCTCCCGTTTGGCTTCGTCAATCCCGACGAGAGCCGGGTAGGTGGCCTTGCCTCGCGTGACATCCCCGCCCCCCTTCTTTCCGCGCAGTGCTTCCTCTCCCTCGATGTCCAGAATGTCGTCGGCGATCTGAAAGGCGAGGCCGACTGCCTTTCCGTATTGCGTGATCGCCTCGAGCTCTGCTGCGGTTGCACCCCCCAGGTGGGCCCCGGCCCGAAGGGTACAGAGCATGAGGGCCCCTGTCTTATGCGTATGGATGTAATGGAGGAACGGCAACTCGACGGCCTTTCCCTCTGACTGGATATCCACCGCCTGTCCCCCGACCATTCCTTGCGACCCGGCGGCAAGGGCGATCTCGTGGATCACCATCCGGAGGAGGCGTGGATCGAGGTGGGCGACGTATGCAGGATTCGTCAGGAGGGCAAAGGCCTCGGTGAGAAGCCCATCCCCGGCCAGGATGGCCATGGCCTGGCCGAATACCTTATGACAGGTGGGGCGACCGCGTCTGAGATCGTCGTCGTCCATGGCGGGGAGGTCGTCGTGAACCAGAGAGTAGGTGTGAATGTACTCGAAGGCGCAGGCGACAGGCAGGACATCCTCCGCTCTCCCTCCCACCGCCTCAGCGGCGGCGATGGTGAGGATCGGCCGGAGGCGCTTTCCCCCCGCGAAGAGGCTATAGTGCATGGCCTCGTGCAGCTCGGGGGGCAAGGTCTCTTCCCCCGGTGTAAAGCGCTTTAGGCCTTCCTCCACCAGGGCTCGCCGATGTTCGAGATACGCCTTGAGATCCACTGATCCTCCCGCCGTCATGAAACGGGACACACCTCTCCTTATTATACGCCTATACCCCCCCTTTCCGGGGGGCATATCCATGGGCCCAGAACCATTCCACCGCCTCTCGGAGTGCTTCCTCGACCGGCGTCTGAGGCAGATGGAGTTCGCGGACTGCCTTTGACGCATCGAAGAACATGATCTTGCGCGCTATGCGGACACCGGTCAGCGGAATCGGGGAATCCTGGCGGCGCACCCGGGCATACAGCTCGGACGCGCCGGCGGCCAGGAGGGCCACCGGATAGGGGATCCTCCAGCGGGGGGCGGGGACCCCGGAGATCCGCTCCAGCATGTGAAAGATCTCGCGCAATGTCAGATTGGTGTTTCCCAAGACATACTTTTCTCCGACCAGTCCTTTCTGGGCTGCCAGGATGTGACCCCGGGCTACATCCCGCACATGGATTAGGTTGAGACCGGTGTGGATGTACCCAGGCATCTGTCCGTTGAGGTAGTCCACGAGTGTCCGGCCGGTCGGGGTCGGCTTGACATCCCACGGCCCGATGGGGGCGGAGGGATTCACGATGACAACGGGCAGTCCCAGGCGTGCCATCCGCTCTGCCTCACGCTCGGCCAGAAACTTGGAGCGCTTGTACGCGCCGATCATGTCACTCAGGGTGACCGGGGTATTCTCGCTCCCCGGGACCCCATCCTTGGGGATTCCCAGCGCCCCGACCGTGCTGGTGTACACCACCCGCTCTATCCCTACGTCAAGAGCAACCTCCAGGATGTTTCGCGTCCCCTCCACATTGGCCCGGTACATTTCGGCCGCGTCTTTTTCGGAAAGGCTATACCGGGCGGCTACGTGGTAGAGAACCTGGCACCCGTTCAAGGCCTGCCGAAGCAGCTCCCGGTCCTGGAGGTCTCCAGGAATCACTTCGACGTCGAGGTGCTCGATGGTGGTTCTGGGAGTTCCGGGTCTGGCTAGGACCCGAACGGCGGTCCCGTCTTCAAGAAGCTCCCGGACGAGATTTGCCCCGACGAAACCGGTTGCCCCCGTCACTAGTGCCTTCATACCGTTGTCTCCATAACCTTCACGCTCCCAGCGACTTCACAAGGGCCTCGATGCCCTGAGCGAGCCGGCGGGTGGCCGGACGAAGTTTGGAAGCGAGGTGGAGCAGCCGAGGGATCCGGGAGGGTTGGCGGAGGAGAGAAATGGCGAGAGATGCAGGGTTCAGGCGGCCATCCGGTTTCAGTAAGTGCCTCCCTTCAGTCGCCCAGGGCGCGGACGGGGTATCCGAGACGACTCGGATGGCCAGGAACGGAACCCCATGACGCTGCGCCGCCTCGGCAAGGTGGGCGCTCTCCATCTCCACCGCGAGGATTTCCGGCTCCGCCCGTCCCTGTATCCCGTCGGCCGGGGTGACGACTTCATCGACCGTGAGGATGGTGCCCACGTGGACGGGACAATCGATGGTCTTAAATGCGCGAGATGCAGATTCCAGCAAGAAGGGGTCGGCGGGAAAGGACCCGGTATTTCGGACCACCTGCGAGCCGATGATGATGTCGGCGAGGCCAATCTCAGGCCTCAGTCCGCCACAGAATCCTGCCGACAAGAGGAGCGAAGGCGTCTCAAGTGAAGTGAGGGCGCGGGCTGCTCCATGAGCGCCCATCCCCGCCTGAATGAGGAGCAGCCGACCTCCCCATCCATGGTACCGGGTGACCCCGTCCAGGACCTCGGACTTCGTGAGGCCAAGGTGCTTCGCTAAGGGGGTGGCCTCCCATGGAAGGGCCACGACGATGGCCACCGCACCGGGAGCCAATCGACTCACTTCGCCGCCCTCCGGACGCCGTCACTCCACATTCCGAGCCGAAGCAATATCGCTTTAAAGATCCCCACGGGCCTCGGCCTCAGCGCGAGTCCTCTCCGCTTCGGCCTTGCGCATCGCTTCGCTCTTGGCGACCCAGCCCTCCCAAGATGTCCCAAAGGCGGTGTCTTCCCCCGTAAATTCGACAGCCACAATATCGGTGTACTGTATCGCCTTGGTGCCGGGCTCGTCCTTGGGGAAAAGCAGGATATACGGATCGGTCCCTCGCGTCTCGCGGGTGAATATGTACCCTTCGATTCGGCTCCCGTCCTTGAGCTCGAGTGTCACATCACCTCGATAATCGAAGGCCGCCTCGATCACCTCAAACAACCCCGTCTGCTTCGTAAACCGAAAAGACCGGCCTTCCCACTGAGGTCTCTCCGATCCATGGCTCTTCGTTTCCTGCGGCATGGGCCTTTCACGCCTCTTATTGCAAGTTCGGAAGGAGCGTCAACTTGGCGGTCCGGGCAAGTCCCGACCATGAACTGAACGTATCATCCACTGCACTGGCTTCATAGCCGCAGTGGACCATGCAATCGGCGCACTTCTCATTCCTCCCGGTGCCGTACCGGTCCCAGTCGGTGGTCTCGATCAATTCCTTGAAGGTCGCCGCGTAACCGTCTTGGAGCAGATAACAGGGTCTCTGCCAGCCAAAAATATTGTAGGTGGGATTGCCCCAGGGTGTGCACT
The window above is part of the Candidatus Methylomirabilota bacterium genome. Proteins encoded here:
- the hpnD gene encoding presqualene diphosphate synthase HpnD, coding for MSETPARLVRKSRSSFSYSFRFLPRPKREAIYAVYAFCRVVDDIADDPGDVTEKAERLKGWREEIDRCYAGQPTHPITTQLRDCLNCYPIPKAYFEELVAGVEMDLTISRYATFADLYTYCYRVASVVGLICIEIFGYSRESTKEYAINLGLALQLTNILRDMKMDGQRGRIYLPQEDLQRFGYREEDLLSCRYTPEFFPLMRFEADRAREHFRRAADSLTPEDRKNMVAAEIMGRIYRETLETIVQKDYRVFDGRAALSSPRKLQIAVTTWAKIR
- a CDS encoding polyprenyl synthetase family protein, whose translation is MDLKAYLEHRRALVEEGLKRFTPGEETLPPELHEAMHYSLFAGGKRLRPILTIAAAEAVGGRAEDVLPVACAFEYIHTYSLVHDDLPAMDDDDLRRGRPTCHKVFGQAMAILAGDGLLTEAFALLTNPAYVAHLDPRLLRMVIHEIALAAGSQGMVGGQAVDIQSEGKAVELPFLHYIHTHKTGALMLCTLRAGAHLGGATAAELEAITQYGKAVGLAFQIADDILDIEGEEALRGKKGGGDVTRGKATYPALVGIDEAKREAQRLLEEALNAIASFDQRADPLRDIARYIVSRKA
- a CDS encoding NAD-dependent epimerase/dehydratase family protein, which produces MKALVTGATGFVGANLVRELLEDGTAVRVLARPGTPRTTIEHLDVEVIPGDLQDRELLRQALNGCQVLYHVAARYSLSEKDAAEMYRANVEGTRNILEVALDVGIERVVYTSTVGALGIPKDGVPGSENTPVTLSDMIGAYKRSKFLAEREAERMARLGLPVVIVNPSAPIGPWDVKPTPTGRTLVDYLNGQMPGYIHTGLNLIHVRDVARGHILAAQKGLVGEKYVLGNTNLTLREIFHMLERISGVPAPRWRIPYPVALLAAGASELYARVRRQDSPIPLTGVRIARKIMFFDASKAVRELHLPQTPVEEALREAVEWFWAHGYAPRKGGV
- a CDS encoding 5'-methylthioadenosine/S-adenosylhomocysteine nucleosidase; this translates as MSRLAPGAVAIVVALPWEATPLAKHLGLTKSEVLDGVTRYHGWGGRLLLIQAGMGAHGAARALTSLETPSLLLSAGFCGGLRPEIGLADIIIGSQVVRNTGSFPADPFLLESASRAFKTIDCPVHVGTILTVDEVVTPADGIQGRAEPEILAVEMESAHLAEAAQRHGVPFLAIRVVSDTPSAPWATEGRHLLKPDGRLNPASLAISLLRQPSRIPRLLHLASKLRPATRRLAQGIEALVKSLGA